One stretch of Planctomycetota bacterium DNA includes these proteins:
- the groES gene encoding co-chaperone GroES, translated as MNLRPLADRVVVKPLEREGKTKGGIVLPDTVKERPQEGEVMAIGNGKLLDTGKRAPLSVKKGDKILYGKYSGNEIKVNNQEYLIMTESEILAKVE; from the coding sequence ATGAACCTCAGACCATTAGCAGACAGAGTCGTGGTAAAACCCCTAGAGCGTGAAGGCAAGACCAAGGGCGGCATCGTCCTGCCGGATACGGTCAAGGAGCGTCCGCAGGAAGGCGAAGTCATGGCCATCGGCAACGGCAAACTGCTGGATACCGGCAAACGAGCCCCGCTTTCCGTCAAGAAGGGTGATAAGATTCTCTACGGCAAATACTCCGGCAATGAGATTAAAGTCAACAATCAGGAATACCTGATTATGACTGAATCAGAGATACTGGCCAAGGTTGAGTAA
- the groL gene encoding chaperonin GroEL (60 kDa chaperone family; promotes refolding of misfolded polypeptides especially under stressful conditions; forms two stacked rings of heptamers to form a barrel-shaped 14mer; ends can be capped by GroES; misfolded proteins enter the barrel where they are refolded when GroES binds), with the protein MAKDIVFDDVVRNALKAGVNKMVRAIKSTYGPAGRNVMIDRGWGGPNITRDGNSVADEIELHDQHENLAAQIIKEATSKTSDQTGDGTTTTAILAEAIFSEGLRYVVAGANSMAISRGIKKTVTYLVEELKKMAIPVSTPEMIEQIATIASANDSALGKIIADTMKKVSKDGVITIDDGKGIETEVKIVEGMQFDRGYASPYFITDQENMQAVLKEPYILIYEDKFSSNAELIPLLEKLAEAKKPLLIIADDIESDALATLVVNKTKGILECVAVKAPGYGDRRRDMLEDIAIMTGGEAIFKDLGIELKKLKLTSLGRAKKVIIDSENTTIIEGAGADKKIQERVNKLRSEIAKTDSDYDREKIEERIARFSGGIAQINIGASTEAEMKEKKARAESALAAVKAANAEGVVPGGGVTLMRLADNLKSAKLDLENDETIGLAIVRQALEAPFRQLLANSAVEPSVAMRKIKSNPDLQFGYDIIAGEFKNLVKAGILDPIKVERYALINAASIAELLLTSDTAITDVKGDEPEMPAGMPPGGMGGMGGMGGMPGMGGMGGMPDMGGMDY; encoded by the coding sequence ATGGCGAAAGATATAGTTTTTGACGATGTGGTGCGTAATGCCCTGAAGGCCGGGGTCAATAAGATGGTCCGGGCTATCAAGTCCACCTACGGGCCGGCCGGACGCAATGTCATGATTGACCGGGGCTGGGGCGGGCCGAACATCACCCGGGACGGCAATTCGGTCGCCGATGAAATCGAACTCCACGACCAGCACGAGAACCTGGCCGCCCAGATTATCAAGGAGGCCACCTCCAAGACCTCGGACCAGACCGGCGACGGCACCACCACCACCGCCATCCTGGCCGAAGCCATATTTTCCGAAGGCCTGCGCTATGTGGTGGCCGGCGCTAATTCCATGGCCATCAGCCGGGGCATCAAGAAGACCGTGACCTACCTCGTCGAGGAACTGAAGAAGATGGCTATCCCGGTTTCCACGCCTGAGATGATTGAACAGATTGCCACCATTGCCTCGGCCAACGATTCGGCCCTGGGCAAGATTATCGCCGATACCATGAAGAAGGTGTCCAAGGACGGCGTCATCACCATCGACGACGGCAAGGGCATTGAGACCGAGGTGAAAATCGTCGAGGGCATGCAGTTCGACCGCGGTTATGCCTCGCCTTATTTTATCACGGACCAGGAGAATATGCAGGCCGTGCTCAAAGAGCCCTACATTCTTATCTATGAAGACAAGTTTTCGTCCAATGCCGAGCTGATTCCGCTATTGGAAAAGCTGGCTGAGGCCAAAAAGCCCCTGCTGATTATCGCGGATGACATCGAGTCAGACGCGCTGGCTACGCTGGTGGTCAATAAGACCAAGGGCATCCTGGAGTGTGTCGCGGTCAAGGCGCCCGGCTACGGCGACCGGCGCCGGGATATGCTGGAAGATATCGCCATCATGACCGGCGGCGAGGCCATATTCAAGGATTTGGGCATCGAACTCAAGAAACTGAAACTGACCTCGCTGGGCCGGGCCAAGAAGGTTATCATCGATTCCGAGAACACCACGATTATCGAAGGCGCGGGCGCGGATAAGAAAATCCAGGAGCGGGTCAATAAACTCAGGTCCGAGATAGCCAAGACCGATTCGGATTACGACCGGGAGAAGATTGAGGAGCGGATAGCCCGTTTCAGCGGCGGCATCGCCCAGATAAATATCGGCGCCTCGACTGAAGCCGAGATGAAAGAAAAGAAGGCCCGGGCTGAGTCAGCCCTGGCCGCGGTCAAGGCGGCCAATGCCGAAGGCGTGGTGCCGGGCGGCGGCGTGACCCTGATGCGCCTGGCTGATAACCTGAAGAGCGCCAAACTGGACTTGGAAAATGATGAGACCATCGGACTGGCCATCGTGCGCCAGGCATTGGAGGCGCCGTTCCGCCAACTGCTGGCCAACAGCGCCGTTGAGCCGTCCGTGGCTATGCGCAAGATAAAGAGCAACCCGGACCTGCAGTTCGGATACGATATCATCGCCGGCGAGTTCAAGAACCTGGTCAAGGCCGGGATTCTCGACCCGATTAAGGTGGAACGCTACGCCCTTATCAATGCCGCATCCATCGCGGAATTATTGCTGACCAGCGACACGGCCATCACCGATGTCAAGGGCGACGAACCCGAGATGCCGGCCGGAATGCCTCCGGGCGGGATGGGAGGAATGGGCGGCATGGGTGGAATGCCAGGCATGGGCGGAATGGGTGGTATGCCTGATATGGGCGGGATGGATTACTAA